A genomic stretch from Budorcas taxicolor isolate Tak-1 chromosome 15, Takin1.1, whole genome shotgun sequence includes:
- the LOC128060857 gene encoding non-histone chromosomal protein HMG-14-like has translation MPKRKVSSAEGAAKEEPKRRSARLSAKPAPAKVETKPKKAAGKDKSSDKKVQTKGKREAKGKQAEVANQETKEDLPAENGETKNEESPASDEAEEKEAKSD, from the coding sequence ATGCCCAAGAGAAAGGTCAGCTCCGCCGAGGGGGCGGCGAAGGAGGAGCCCAAGAGGAGATCGGCGAGGTTGTCAGCTAAACCGGCTCCTGCGAAAGTGGAAACGAAGCCAAAAAAGGCGGCGGGAAAGGATAAATCTTCAGACAAAAAAGTGCAAacgaaagggaaaagagaagcaaagggaaAACAGGCGGAAGTGGCCAACCAGGAGACTAAAGAAGACTTACCTGCAGAAAATGGAGAGACTAAAAACGAGGAGAGCCCAGCCTCTGatgaagcagaagagaaagaagccaagTCTGATTAA